The Phoenix dactylifera cultivar Barhee BC4 unplaced genomic scaffold, palm_55x_up_171113_PBpolish2nd_filt_p 001030F, whole genome shotgun sequence genome includes the window GTTATATAAGTCAGAATAATGCAAACCCAGATGCGTTGGAAAGCTGAGAACTATATCTAAAACTTTCGTGAAGGGTCCAACTCCAAAGTATATCGTTTTGGTGCTCTAAATCCAGCTGGGAGTCGAGTCTAAAAATCAGCCTAGAATTTCGGGATTTCAGCTAGCAGATAGGGAGGAAAtctgttttaaaattcaaaaaaaaaggaaattccgaaaaaggagaaggagagctagcagatacgaagaggaggagaagcagataaaaaaagaagaagcagagaatctgaaatttcgagaggaagaaaaagctggaattctgggagaaagaacggaacggaggatttttgcaaatacagagttcttttcctttctcttatatatattttttttatttttttatttgctgaattgttattaagaatgttgaatgcaaatttatgtttgagaaataattggattgatttattagttatgatttgctagttttcttatcctagggctaggacgtagtcattgaatttttgatatgaattgagtatggttgtattgaatatcttttgttaattgcaatttgatgatttcggttttcattcttgcaatttactggccatgaattgcatgcttaagatgttgaatgaagtaacgaaagttgaagttcgatattagttggtgaatttatcaaacattggtggtgtagtttagaaataaatgcacacccttgtgacctacaatcaagaatttcacagatcataatgaatttatattaatttctatgatcacgaaagtagacataggattaatataggtataggtgttataccttgaaagaggatatcacataaaaaaaaagggattcggtcattgtaattagcagaatattaacaatcagatttaaattcattgaaggaattcaattgatgaaatccaagccctaggaacgtttcacatttgattttttaggtcaagaaattgcagtcagtcacatcaatttggggttgtctaaataatataggaaatttataaatttggtacttgaatcgcctccttgtggaaacgatactctttttgccctattctacttgtcatgacccatgcacttgtggtagagtctagggactatcaagtttttggcgccgttgccggggaggattGTTTTTAATATCAATACAAATAATTTTCTGCATTAATTTAGACtgttttgttctttttgttAATTTACGTTTTCTATATTTAGTGTATGCCACGAAACTGTGAGCTAATTGAGCCTTTTGATCCAGAAATTGAGAGAACCCTACGAGCATTAAGGAAACAACAAAGATTAGAGCTAAAGCAAAAACAAGCAGTAGCCATGGCAGATAATCAAGATAACCAGAATAAAAGGTTGTTGAGTGACTATGCAGTGCCGAATGTCAATGGTGCTCAACCCAGTATTGTGAGACCTACAGTCAATgctaataattttgagattaagcCTGGTCTCATCCAGATGGTGCAGCAGGAGCAGTTTGGTGGAGGACCTTCTGAGGATCCACATGCACACCTTGCCAATTTCTTGGAGATTTGTGATACAATCAAGATGAATGGAGTTAGTGATGATGCTATTCGACTCCGACTTTTTCCATTTTCtctaaaggataaagccaaggcCTGGTTGAATTCCAAAGCGCCTAACTCTTTCACCACCTGGAATGCCTTGTCACAAGCTTTTCTGAGTAAGTATTTTCCCCCAGGTAAGACTGCCAAACTTAGAAATGATATTACCAGTTTTGCTCAGTTTGATGGTGAATCTTTGTATGAAGCCTGGGAGAGGTTTAAGGATTTGCAGAGGAAGTGTCCACATCATGGTCTTCCTGATTGGCTGATTGTACAGACTTTCTATAATGGATTAACACATTCAGTCAGAATTACTATAGATGCAGCTGCAGGAGGTACTTTAATGAGTAAGTCAACAGAAGAGGCATATGAGTTGTTAGAAGAAATGGCCTCTAACAATTATCAGTGGTCTAATGAAAGATGTATGCCTAAGAAAGTTTCAGGTATGTATGATGTAGATGGCATAAACATGTTGAATGCCAAGTTGATTCTCTAGTAAAAATGTTCGGTAAGCTGGGTAATGTGAATTCCGTTTCTAGTCCTGTATTGAGTTGTGATTGCTGTGGAGGAGCTCACATGAGTTCTGATTGTATGCAGGTTCAATTTGTGTCTAATTATGATAGGCAGCAACAGCAGAACAACCCTTATTCCAACACATACAACCCAGGATGGAGGAATCATCCTAACTTTTCATGGAAAGATCAAGGTAACCAAGGTAGCAGTTCTAGACCTCTCCATCCTCCTGGTTTCCAACCAAAACCATCCCAACCAGAAAGTAAACAGTCTTGGGAGATAGCTATTGAGAAGTTAGCCAATGCCAGTTCAGAGAGATTTGAGAGACTGGAAGCAAAGGTTGACCAGTTGGCGAGTTCCAATAGAAATGTGGAGATGCAATTGGGGCAGTTAGCCAATTCCATCAATTCTCGTGGACAGGGTAATTTGCCTAGTAAGACAGAGGTCAATCCGAAGGAGCATTGCAAGGCAGTCACCTTGAGAAGTGGTAAGCAACTTGGTCAGGTAAGTAGTGAGACTATAGTTGGTGATAAAGTAGACTATGAAGAGGTGAACAAGAAGGTCAGTGAAGAAGTTGAGGACCTAGCCAAGACACCATCCCTACTACCACCAGTCGAACCTTATGTTCCTCCCATTCCTTTTCCTCAAAGGCTTAAGCAGAATAAAATTGATCAACAGTTTGAGAAATTTTTGAAAGTGTTTAGGCAGCTTCACATTAATATTCCTTTTGCAGACGCCTTAGCACAAATTCCTGcatatacaaaatttttaaaggaGATCATGTCTAAGAAgaggaaattggaagatttcgAGACCATTGCCTTGACGGAGGAATGCAGTGCCATTATCCAGAATAAGCTTCCACCAAAGCTAAGAGATCCAGGGAGTTTTTCTATTCCTTGTACTATAGGTGATGTTGATTTTTCTAGAGCTTTGTGTGATTTAGGTGCTAGTGTTTCACTAATGCCTTTATCTGTATCTAGGAAGCTTGGATTGAAGGAGTTAAAGCCTATTACCATCTCTTTGCAGCTAGCTGATCGATCGGTCAAATATCCTTTAGGTATTCTTGAGAATGTGCTGATCAAGGTAAAGAAGTTTATCATTCCAGTTGATTTTATTGTtttggagatggaagaagacACCGAGATCCCTATCATTTTAGGCCGGCCCTTTCTAGCCACAGCTGGAGCTATCATAGATGTTAAGAATGGTAGGTTGACTTTGAAGGTTGGTGAAGAAGAGGTAGAGTTTAATTTATTTGAAGCTACTAAATATCCTTCTTTTACTGATCATGTTTTTCGAGTTGATGTTGTAGATGAGTCGACCAGAGAGTTTTTTAGGGCTGAAAATACTAAAGAACCTCTTGAGACTTGTTTAGTGAGTGCAGGGACAAGTAAAGATGATAATCTAGAGATTGCTAAAGTGGCGTGTGCATTAGAGGCTACATGTCCTAAGCCAAAGAAGAGAGGTATTTATTTTGAGGATATCGGCAAAGGTAAGCCACCCCCTCCCCCTTCTAATGTGCAAGCACCAGTTCTGGAGTTGAAGCCATTACCCTCACATCTCATGTATGCATTTTTAGGTGAGAATAATACTTTGCCTGTGATTGTGAGTGTTTCTTTGTCTAATGAGCAACTTGACAAATTGATACGTATTTTGAGATTGAGAAAAAAAGCCATACGATGACTATATCAGACCTTAGAGGAATTAGCCCTTCATTGTGTATGCATAGAATTTTAATGGAGGATAAccataaacctattgttgaaaatcAGAGACGGTTAAATCCGAACATGAAAGAAGTAGTTAGGGCTGAAGTTCTTAAAtggttagatgcagggattatttaTCCTATATCTGATAGTTTATGGATTAGTCCAGTGCAGGTAGTACCTAAAAAGGGTGGGATGACTGTGgtgcataatgaaaataatgaatTAATTCCCACTAGGACAGTAACTGGGTGGAGAGTCTGCATAGATTATAGGAAACTTAATAGTGTTACCCGTAAGGATCATTTTCCTTTACCTTTTCTTGATCAGGTGCTTGAGAGACTTGCTGGGTATGCATATTACTGttttttagatggttattcagggTATAACCAGATTTCTATATCCCCCGAAGATCAAGAAAAGaccaccttcacttgtccttatgGTACTTTTGCATTCCGtaggatgccttttggtttgtgtaatgcacctgctacATTCCAACGTTGCATGATGGCTATTTTCTCTGATTTTGTTGAAAAGATCATGGaggttttcatggatgatttttctgtttttggatCTTCTTTTGATAGTTGTTTAGATAACTTATCTCGAGTTTTGCAGCGCTGTGAGGAGACCAATTTGGtcttgaattgggagaaatgtcattttatggtgcaggaaggtattgttttaggccacaaaatttcagcaagaGGCCTTGAAGTGGACCgagcaaaaatagaaattattgaaaaattgcCACCACCTACAAATGTTAAGGGAGTTAGAAGTTTTCTTGGTCACACAGGATTTTACCGGCGTTTTATTAAGGATTTCTCTAAAATTTCTAAACCTCTTTGTAATCTGTTGAATAAGGATGTTGTGTTTGATTTTGATAAGGACTGTTTGAATGCTTTTAACAGGTTGAAGCAAGAGTTGGTGTCAGCACCAATTATGGCAGCCCCAGATTGGAGTTTGCCTTTTGAGCTaatgtgtgatgctagtgatTTCGCTCTGAGTGCTGTTCTCGGCCAGAGAAAAGACAGGAAGTTGCATGTTATATATTATGCTAGTAGAGTTTTAAATAATGCACAGTTGAATTATGCAactactgaaaaagaattgcttgctgttgtgtttgcttttgacaagtttcgatcttatctTGTAGGTTCCGAGGTAATCGTATATACGGACCATTCAGCAATCAAGTACTtgctgaaaaagaaagatgccAAACCGCGCTTGATTCGGTGGGTGCTGttgcttcaagaatttgatcttgagattCGAGACAAGAGAAGCATGGAGAATGTGGTGGCAGATCACTTGTCTAGATTAGAGGGGCAGTCAAGAGCAGATGAGGTGCCCATTAATGAAAGCTTTCCAGATGAGCAGTTGTTGGCAGTTTCAGTCATCCCCTGGTATGCTGATTTGGTGAACTATTTGGTGAGTGGCATTGTTCCCCCTGATTTGAGCTATCATCAGAAGAAAAAGTTTTTGTGGGATGTGAAGCATTATTTTTGGGAAGAACCGCTACTCTATAAACACTGTGCAGATGGGATGATTAGAAGATGTGTGCCCCAAGATGAGATGCAGGATATACTTGACCATTGCCATTTCTTGGAGTGTGGTGGACATTTCAGTACCTCTAAGACAGTTGCAAAGGTATGGCAatctggtttttattggccgacCATGTATCAAGATACTAGACAATATGTGAGCATGTGTGATAGATGTCAGAGGGTTGGCAACATTTCGaaaaagaatgagatgcccTTGACCAATATCTTGGAGGTTGAACTGTTTGATTTATGGGGAattgatttcatgggcccatttccttcttccttcaaTAATCAGTACATTCTGGTAGCAGTGGATTATGTGTCTAAATGGGTTGAAGCTACTGCAACTCAGACTAATGACTCTCGAGTGGTGATGAGATTtgtgaagaaaaatattttttcaagatttgGTGTGCCGAGAGCTATTATTAGTGATGAAGGCTCCCATTTTTGTAATCGGTCATTTGAGGCTTTGTTGAAGAAATATGGGGTTACTCATAAGGTGGCACttgcctatcatccccaaacaaATGGGCAAGTGGAACTTGCAAATAGGGAATTGAAGCAAATTTTGGAGAAAACTGTGAGCAGTTCAAGAAAGGATTGGGCAAATAAGTTAGATGATGCACTTTGGGCCTATAGGACAGCTTTCAAGACACCTTTGGGTATGTCTCCTTACAGACTTGTCTTTGGAAAGTCTTGTCACTTACCAGTGGAATTGGAATACagggcctattgggcaatcaagGATTTGAACATGGATTTGAAAGCTGCGGGAGAAAAGAGATTGTTACAGTTGAGTGAGTTGGAGGAGTTTAGGTTGGATGCTTATGAAAATACTCGGATTTACAAGGAAAAGACAAAGCATTGGCATGATAAACATCTTCAGATTAGAAACTTCGAAATTGGG containing:
- the LOC120107814 gene encoding uncharacterized protein LOC120107814; this translates as MFGKLGNVNSVSSPVLSCDCCGGAHMSSDCMQVQFVSNYDRQQQQNNPYSNTYNPGWRNHPNFSWKDQGNQGSSSRPLHPPGFQPKPSQPESKQSWEIAIEKLANASSERFERLEAKVDQLASSNRNVEMQLGQLANSINSRGQGNLPSKTEVNPKEHCKAVTLRSGKQLGQVSSETIVGDKVDYEEVNKKVSEEVEDLAKTPSLLPPVEPYVPPIPFPQRLKQNKIDQQFEKFLKVFRQLHINIPFADALAQIPAYTKFLKEIMSKKRKLEDFETIALTEECSAIIQNKLPPKLRDPGSFSIPCTIGDVDFSRALCDLGASVSLMPLSVSRKLGLKELKPITISLQLADRSVKYPLGILENVLIKVKKFIIPVDFIVLEMEEDTEIPIILGRPFLATAGAIIDVKNGRLTLKVGEEEVEFNLFEATKYPSFTDHVFRVDVVDESTREFFRAENTKEPLETCLVSAGTSKDDNLEIAKVACALEATCPKPKKRGIYFEDIGKGKPPPPPSNVQAPVLELKPLPSHLMYAFLGENNTLPVIVSVSLSNEQLDKLIRILRLRKKAIR